One Acidobacteriota bacterium genomic window carries:
- the nusA gene encoding transcription termination/antitermination protein NusA: protein MATDLFQAIEQIGREKGIDVETIISAVQDAVVAASKKHFHTREELVSEFDRARGTWDVYAVKKVVEQVIDSDLEISIEDARRVEPAADVEQIVRLLKPKVDLGRIAAQAAKQVIYQKVREAERDNVFREYSDRAGELVNGVVKRFERGDIVLDLGRTEALLPRREQSRAEHYNLDDRVRAVIVNVDKAAKGPQVIVSRTDSRLLVKLFEMEVPEIYDGTVVIESIARDPGDRAKVAVRSKEKDIDPVGACVGIKGSRVQAIIRELRGEKIDIVQWADDPSVFVGNALNPAKVGRVLTLDDESRTLEVTVEEGQLSQAIGKKGQNVRLASQLIGWKIEIKSEAEKKRQIEDEMGRVARASQEIRELPGVGEKITSRILERGYRSLEELVAAPLEELCGVPGIGEKTAIKIQESAKAAIEARQVPEPVAADEATEDSAATADSPPSQDGESGDHEEPAAGDVIAEAQTTTEE, encoded by the coding sequence ATGGCAACCGATCTTTTCCAGGCGATCGAACAGATTGGCCGGGAAAAAGGCATCGATGTCGAGACGATCATCTCCGCGGTCCAGGACGCGGTCGTCGCGGCGTCGAAGAAGCACTTCCACACGCGGGAGGAGCTCGTCTCGGAGTTCGATCGGGCGCGCGGAACGTGGGACGTGTACGCCGTCAAGAAGGTCGTCGAGCAGGTCATCGACTCGGATCTCGAGATCTCGATCGAGGACGCGCGGCGCGTGGAGCCCGCGGCCGACGTGGAGCAGATCGTCAGGCTGTTGAAGCCGAAAGTCGATCTCGGTCGCATCGCGGCCCAGGCGGCGAAGCAGGTCATCTACCAGAAGGTCCGCGAGGCGGAGCGCGATAACGTCTTCCGCGAGTACAGCGATCGCGCGGGAGAGCTCGTCAACGGCGTGGTGAAGCGGTTCGAGAGAGGCGACATCGTCCTCGACCTCGGCCGCACCGAGGCGCTTCTCCCCAGGCGAGAGCAGTCCCGTGCGGAGCACTACAATCTCGACGACCGCGTCCGCGCCGTCATCGTCAACGTCGACAAAGCCGCGAAGGGCCCGCAGGTCATCGTCAGCCGGACGGACTCGCGGCTGCTGGTCAAGCTCTTCGAGATGGAAGTTCCGGAGATCTACGACGGCACCGTCGTCATCGAGAGCATCGCGCGCGACCCCGGAGATCGGGCCAAGGTCGCCGTTCGTTCCAAGGAGAAGGACATCGATCCGGTCGGCGCGTGCGTCGGCATCAAGGGTTCGAGGGTCCAGGCCATCATCCGGGAGCTGCGCGGCGAGAAGATCGACATCGTGCAATGGGCCGACGATCCCTCGGTGTTCGTCGGCAACGCGCTCAATCCCGCCAAGGTCGGCCGCGTCCTGACTCTGGACGACGAGAGCCGGACGCTCGAGGTGACCGTGGAGGAAGGCCAGCTCTCGCAGGCGATCGGCAAGAAGGGCCAGAACGTGCGCCTCGCCTCGCAGCTCATCGGATGGAAGATCGAGATTAAGAGCGAAGCCGAGAAGAAGCGGCAGATCGAAGACGAGATGGGCCGCGTCGCCCGCGCCTCCCAGGAGATCCGCGAGCTGCCGGGAGTGGGCGAAAAGATCACGTCGCGCATCCTCGAGCGGGGCTACCGATCTCTCGAGGAGCTGGTCGCGGCGCCTCTCGAAGAGCTCTGCGGCGTTCCCGGCATCGGCGAGAAGACGGCCATCAAGATTCAGGAGTCGGCGAAAGCGGCGATCGAGGCGCGGCAGGTGCCCGAGCCGGTCGCCGCGGACGAGGCCACCGAAGACAGCGCGGCGACGGCGGATTCACCGCCGTCCCAGGACGGCGAATCCGGTGATCATGAAGAACCCGCAGCCGGTGACGTGATCGCGGAAGCTCAGACCACAACCGAGGAGTGA
- a CDS encoding ribosome maturation factor RimP, protein MHDTSTASIEGKVRALATPALLDDGIELVGVEFRREPAGWVLRMFIDKPEGVGLDHCRRVSEVVGTMIEVEDAVPHAYTLEVSSPGLTRSLQSDSDFSRAIGRTVKVVTRRPVGGRQDIVGRLVEMRDDVLRIDVGGSTLEVGRELVARARLELDWPGTQKKAGAGAPRRRNPRK, encoded by the coding sequence GTGCATGACACATCGACGGCGTCCATCGAGGGGAAAGTGCGGGCCCTCGCGACCCCCGCGCTTCTCGATGACGGAATCGAACTTGTTGGCGTGGAATTCCGCCGGGAGCCGGCGGGGTGGGTGTTGAGGATGTTCATCGACAAGCCGGAGGGAGTCGGCCTGGACCATTGCCGTCGCGTCAGCGAGGTGGTCGGCACCATGATCGAGGTCGAGGACGCCGTTCCGCACGCCTACACGCTCGAGGTCTCCTCGCCCGGCCTGACTCGCAGCCTGCAGTCGGACTCCGATTTCTCGCGGGCGATCGGGAGGACCGTCAAGGTCGTCACCCGCAGGCCGGTGGGCGGCAGGCAGGACATCGTCGGCCGGCTCGTCGAGATGCGGGACGACGTGCTCCGAATCGATGTCGGCGGGTCGACCCTGGAAGTGGGTCGCGAGCTCGTCGCGAGAGCCCGACTCGAACTCGACTGGCCGGGAACTCAGAAGAAGGCCGGCGCGGGAGCACCCCGCCGCCGAAATCCGAGAAAATAA